Proteins from a genomic interval of Salmo trutta chromosome 39, fSalTru1.1, whole genome shotgun sequence:
- the LOC115179556 gene encoding zinc finger protein 260-like: MCRCVQTFDWHFILHQLTGSSDVHTGDHVETFSTSREQQQEDHRAKRSHHCPHCEEIFPILSKLKIHLKIHTGENLYFCTDCGKRFTTSGVLTIHQRVDTGEKPYSCSDCGKCFTTSTFLKVHQRTHTGEKPYTCSDCGKSFSQSSHLKQHERIHTGEKAYSCSDCGANFSQLVHLKSHQGIHKGEKPYSCSDCMKSFSQLGYLKRHQGIHKGEKPYTCSDCRKSFSNSSYLKQHGRIHTGEKPYPCSDCGKCFITSTVLKVHRRTHTGERPYFCSDCRASFSQSNHLKQHECIHTGEKPYSCSDCGKCFITSLKIHLKIHTGENLYSCTDCGKRFTTSHSLTVHQRVHTGEKPYSCSDCGGRFSRQSHLKRHQHIHTGEKPYSCSDCGKCFTTSSDLTVHQRTHTGEKPFSCSDCGGRFSQLSSLKKHQHIHTGEKPYFCSDCGKNFSLLDSLKAHARIHTGEKPYSCSDCGKRFSQRSNLKIHQRLHTGEKPYSCSDCEKSFSQLDKLNSHQRIHTGEKPYFCSDCGTCFSQIDTLKCHQRIHTGEKPYSCSDCGQSFSQHSSLKKHQRIHTGERPYSCSECGTSFSLQDSLKSHQRIHTGEKPYFCSDCGKNFSRHSSLKKHQRIHTGEKPYSCFECGKSFATSSALTVHQRVHTGEKPYSCSDCGGSYSRLGNLETHHRTHTGEKPYSCSDCGKCFTTSSALTVHQKTHTGEKHTNRYTQAKTFAYSNLTFSGD; encoded by the exons atgtgtaggtgtgtccaaacttttgactggcactttATATTACACCAACTGACTGGTTCTTCTGATGTTCACACAGGAGATCATGTTGAGAcattctctacatccagagagcaacagcaggaagatcacagagctaagaggtctcaccactgcccacattgtgaggagattttcccaattctatcaaagctaaaaatacacctaaaaatacatacaggagagaatcTGTATTTCTgcactgactgtgggaagagattcacaacATCAGGGGTTCTGACAATTCATCAGAGAGTggacacaggagagaagccttactcttgctctgactgtggaaaatgcttcacaacatcaacttttctaaaagttcaccagagaacacacactggagaaaagccttacacctgctctgactgtggaaagagtttctctcaatCGAGCCACCTAAAacaacatgaacgtatacacacaggagagaaggcttactcctgctctgactgtggggcaAATTTCTCTCAACTGGTTCACTTAAAAAGTCATCAAGGTATACataaaggagagaagccttactcctgctctgactgtatGAAGAGCTTCTCTCAACTGGGCTACTTAAAACGTCACCAAGGTATACataaaggagagaagccttacaccTGCTCTGACTGTAGAAAGAGTTTCTCTAACTCGAGCTACCTAAAACAACATggacgtatacacacaggagagaagccttacccctgctctgactgtggaaaatgcttcataACATCAACTGTTCTAAAAGttcaccggagaacacacactggagaaaggccttacttctgctctgactgtaggGCGAGTTTCTCTCAATCGAACCACCTAAAACAACATGAatgtatacacacaggagagaagccttactcctgctctgactgtggaaaatgcttcataACATCT ctaaaaatacacctaaaaatacacacaggagagaatctgTATTCCTgtactgactgtgggaaaagattcacaACATCACATTCTctgacagttcatcagagagtgcacacaggagagaagccttactcctgctctgactgtggggggAGATTCTCTCGACAGAGCCACTTAAAAAGACaccaacatatacacacaggagagaagccttactcttgctctgactgtggaaaatgcttcacaacatcatcTGACCTAAcagttcaccagagaacacacacaggagagaagcctttttcctgctctgactgtggggggAGATTCTCTCAACTGAGCAGTTTAAAAAAACaccaacatatacacacaggagagaagccttacttctgctctgactgtggaaagaattTCTCCCTATTGGATTCCTTAAAAGCACATGCacgaatacatacaggagagaagccttactcttgctctgactgtgggaagaggttcTCTCAACGGAGCAACTTAAAAATACACCAACGTTTacatacaggagaaaagccttattcCTGCTCGGACTGTGAAAAGAGTTTCTCCCAATTGGATAAGTTAAATAGTCACCAgcgaatacatacaggagagaagccttacttctgctctgactgtgggactTGTTTCAGCCAAATTGATACATTAAAATGTCACCAgcgtatacatacaggagagaagccttactcttgCTCTGACTGTGGGCAGAGTTTCTCTCAACACAGCAGCTTAAAGAAACACCaacgaatacacacaggagagaggccttactcctgctctgaatgTGGGACGAGTTTCTCTCTACAGGACAGCTTGAAATCACAccaacgtatacacacaggagagaagccttacttctgctctgactgtggaaagaattTCTCTCGACACAGCAGCTTAAAGAAACAccaacgtatacacacaggagagaagccttactcctgctttgaatgtggaaagagttttgcaaCATCAAGTGCTctgacagttcatcagagagtgcacacaggagagaagccatactcctgctctgactgtgggggaAGTTACTCTCGACTGGGAAACTTAGAAACACACCATCGTACACAtacgggagagaagccttactcttgTTCTGACTGTGgtaaatgcttcacaacatcaagTGCTCTAACAGTTcatcagaaaacacacacaggagagaagcacACCAACAGATACACACAAGCCAAGACTTTTGCATATTCAAATCTTACGTTTTCGGGGGATTGA